The Malus sylvestris chromosome 12, drMalSylv7.2, whole genome shotgun sequence genome contains a region encoding:
- the LOC126594343 gene encoding putative zinc transporter At3g08650 isoform X1, giving the protein MKMEFTFRKVLLFSLFSLVLFGYATSELENEVSQKLRSPPHKNVRSNVIDGTGQESSLNFEVSKNGLGEAKSANSKVSVSTVALFTLAMAAATGLGAVPFFFVELDPQWAGLCNGMAAGVMLAASFDLIQEGQGHGAGNWVVHGLLAGGLFIWLCKQFLEHYGEVSMLDIKGADATKVVLVIGIMTLHSFGEGSGVGVSFAGSKGFSQGLLVTLAIAVHNIPEGLAVSMVLASRGVSPQNAMLWSVITSLPQPLVAVPSFICADAFSKFLPFCTGFAAGCMIWMVVAEVLPDAFKEASPSQVASAATLSVAFMEALSTLFQNFTHDYNSEDASGFFVSLLFGLGPLLGGTVLVAFALAFHLQHALLMGAASGIAFVLGAWRPLQLLFSLKMGFLSTIFLLAMGAGSVHILSSSILKLAGRKKTSVQNLPTANGFPVSIHTLQAFLSCGAVAFHALAEGLALGVAAPKAYGLGRHMVLPVSLHGLPRGAAVASCIFGATDNWHAALVAAALIGFVGPISAIGAILAGIDYSGLDHVMVFACGGLLPSFGNVVKRAVKLDVRKSSCGILIGVAFATLCLTCTKLVCLHTPYCNSAPEAVR; this is encoded by the exons ATGAAAATGGAGTTCACATTTAGGAAGGTCCTATTATTTTCACTGTTCTCCCTAGTTCTGTTTGGATATGCTACATCAGAGTTGGAAAATGAAGTTTCACAAAAGCTGAGATCTCCTCCACACAAAAATGTGAGAAGTAATGTTATTGATGGCACTGGTCAGGAGAGTTCCTTAAATTTTGAGGTTTCTAAAAATGGACTGGGTGAGGCGAAGAGCGCAAACAGCAAAGTCTCAGTCTCTACTGTTGCGTTATTTACGTTGGCAATGGCTGCTGCTACAGGTTTAGGTGCGGTCCCATTCTTCTTTGTTGAGCTTGATCCACAATGGGCGGGATTATGCAATGGTATGGCAGCTGGTGTAATGTTGGCTGCAAGCTTCGATCTTATACAGGAAGGGCAAGGTCATGGTGCTGGGAACTGGGTCGTTCATGGGCTTTTAGCTGGGGGCCTTTTTATTTGGCTGTGCAAGCAG TTTCTTGAACACTATGGAGAGGTTAGTATGTTAGACATCAAAGGTGCAGATGCAACTAAAGTCGTTCTTGTGATTGGAATAATGACTCTTCATTCGTTCGGAGAGGGTTCTGGTGTTGGGGTTTCCTTTGCTGGCTCAAAGGGTTTCTCTCAGGGACTTTTGGTAACTTTGGCTATTGCTGTACACAACATACCAGAAGGCTTAGCTGTGAGTATGGTGCTTGCATCCAGGGGTGTTTCTCCGCAAAATGCCATGTTATGGAGCGTGATTACATCATTACCACAG CCCCTTGTAGCAGTTCCTTCTTTCATCTGCGCTGATGCATTTAGCAAGTTTCTTCCTTTCTGTACGGGCTTTGCTGCTGGATGTATGATCTGGATGGTTGTTGCTGAGGTGCTTCCTGATGCATTTAAG GAAGCCTCTCCATCGCAGGTTGCATCAGCAGCCACTCTCTCTGTAGCATTCATGGAAGCTCTTAGCACTCTTTTTCAGAATTTCACCCATGATTACAA CTCAGAGGATGCTTCTGGCTTCTTTGTCTCATTACTTTTTGGTCTTGGACCATTACTCGGTGGCACTGTTCTTGTTGCATTTGCCTTAGCTTTTCATCTTCAGCATGCTCTTCTCATGGGTGCAGCATCTGGCATTGCCTTTGTTCTTGGTGCCTGGAGACCATTGCAGCTACTTTTTTCGTTAAAGATGGGATTTCTATCTACTATATTTCTGCTTGCAATGGGAGCTGGATCCGTCCATATTTTGAGCTCCAGTATTTTGAAGCTCGCAGGTCGCAAAAAAACTTCAGTTCAAAACTTACCCACAGCAAATGGTTTTCCAGTAAGCATTCACACCCTCCAGGCATTCTTGTCATGTGGAGCTGTTGCCTTCCATGCTTTGGCTGAAGGGCTTGCACTAGGGGTTGCTGCACCAAAAGCTTATGGACTTGGTCGGCACATGGTCCTTCCTGTCTCCCTACATGGACTCCCTCGAGGTGCAGCTGTGGCTAGCTGCATCTTTGGGGCTACTGATAACTGGCATGCGGCCCTTGTGGCGGCTGCTTTAATTGGATTTGTGGGTCCAATATCAGCAATAGGAGCAATACTCGCAGGAATTGACTATAGCGGATTAGACCATGTGATGGTTTTTGCTTGTGGGGGACTGCTCCCAAGTTTTGGAAATGTAGTAAAGAGAGCAGTGAAGTTGGATGTGCGGAAAAGTAGCTGCGGGATTTTGATTGGTGTGGCATTTGCAACTCTGTGCTTGACATGCACAAAGTTGGTGTGCTTGCACACACCTTACTGTAATTCTGCACCGGAGGCTGTTAGATGA
- the LOC126594343 gene encoding putative zinc transporter At3g08650 isoform X2, whose product MKMEFTFRKVLLFSLFSLVLFGYATSELENEVSQKLRSPPHKNVRSNVIDGTGQESSLNFEVSKNGLGEAKSANSKVSVSTVALFTLAMAAATGLGAVPFFFVELDPQWAGLCNGMAAGVMLAASFDLIQEGQGHGAGNWVVHGLLAGGLFIWLCKQFLEHYGEVSMLDIKGADATKVVLVIGIMTLHSFGEGSGVGVSFAGSKGFSQGLLVTLAIAVHNIPEGLAVSMVLASRGVSPQNAMLWSVITSLPQPLVAVPSFICADAFSKFLPFCTGFAAGCMIWMVVAEVLPDAFKEASPSQVASAATLSVAFMEALSTLFQNFTHDYNSEDASGFFVSLLFGLGPLLGGTVLVAFALAFHLQHALLMGAASGIAFVLGAWRPLQLLFSLKMGFLSTIFLLAMGAGSVHILSSSILKLAGRKKTSVQNLPTANGFPVSIHTLQAFLSCGAVAFHALAEGLALGVAAPKAYGLGRHMVLPVSLHGLPRGAAVASCIFGATDNWHAALVAAALIGFVGPISAIGAILAGIDYSGLDHVMVFACGGLLPSFGNVVKRAVKLDVRKSSCGILIGVAFATLCLTCTKLVCLHTPYCNSAPEAVR is encoded by the exons GTCCTATTATTTTCACTGTTCTCCCTAGTTCTGTTTGGATATGCTACATCAGAGTTGGAAAATGAAGTTTCACAAAAGCTGAGATCTCCTCCACACAAAAATGTGAGAAGTAATGTTATTGATGGCACTGGTCAGGAGAGTTCCTTAAATTTTGAGGTTTCTAAAAATGGACTGGGTGAGGCGAAGAGCGCAAACAGCAAAGTCTCAGTCTCTACTGTTGCGTTATTTACGTTGGCAATGGCTGCTGCTACAGGTTTAGGTGCGGTCCCATTCTTCTTTGTTGAGCTTGATCCACAATGGGCGGGATTATGCAATGGTATGGCAGCTGGTGTAATGTTGGCTGCAAGCTTCGATCTTATACAGGAAGGGCAAGGTCATGGTGCTGGGAACTGGGTCGTTCATGGGCTTTTAGCTGGGGGCCTTTTTATTTGGCTGTGCAAGCAG TTTCTTGAACACTATGGAGAGGTTAGTATGTTAGACATCAAAGGTGCAGATGCAACTAAAGTCGTTCTTGTGATTGGAATAATGACTCTTCATTCGTTCGGAGAGGGTTCTGGTGTTGGGGTTTCCTTTGCTGGCTCAAAGGGTTTCTCTCAGGGACTTTTGGTAACTTTGGCTATTGCTGTACACAACATACCAGAAGGCTTAGCTGTGAGTATGGTGCTTGCATCCAGGGGTGTTTCTCCGCAAAATGCCATGTTATGGAGCGTGATTACATCATTACCACAG CCCCTTGTAGCAGTTCCTTCTTTCATCTGCGCTGATGCATTTAGCAAGTTTCTTCCTTTCTGTACGGGCTTTGCTGCTGGATGTATGATCTGGATGGTTGTTGCTGAGGTGCTTCCTGATGCATTTAAG GAAGCCTCTCCATCGCAGGTTGCATCAGCAGCCACTCTCTCTGTAGCATTCATGGAAGCTCTTAGCACTCTTTTTCAGAATTTCACCCATGATTACAA CTCAGAGGATGCTTCTGGCTTCTTTGTCTCATTACTTTTTGGTCTTGGACCATTACTCGGTGGCACTGTTCTTGTTGCATTTGCCTTAGCTTTTCATCTTCAGCATGCTCTTCTCATGGGTGCAGCATCTGGCATTGCCTTTGTTCTTGGTGCCTGGAGACCATTGCAGCTACTTTTTTCGTTAAAGATGGGATTTCTATCTACTATATTTCTGCTTGCAATGGGAGCTGGATCCGTCCATATTTTGAGCTCCAGTATTTTGAAGCTCGCAGGTCGCAAAAAAACTTCAGTTCAAAACTTACCCACAGCAAATGGTTTTCCAGTAAGCATTCACACCCTCCAGGCATTCTTGTCATGTGGAGCTGTTGCCTTCCATGCTTTGGCTGAAGGGCTTGCACTAGGGGTTGCTGCACCAAAAGCTTATGGACTTGGTCGGCACATGGTCCTTCCTGTCTCCCTACATGGACTCCCTCGAGGTGCAGCTGTGGCTAGCTGCATCTTTGGGGCTACTGATAACTGGCATGCGGCCCTTGTGGCGGCTGCTTTAATTGGATTTGTGGGTCCAATATCAGCAATAGGAGCAATACTCGCAGGAATTGACTATAGCGGATTAGACCATGTGATGGTTTTTGCTTGTGGGGGACTGCTCCCAAGTTTTGGAAATGTAGTAAAGAGAGCAGTGAAGTTGGATGTGCGGAAAAGTAGCTGCGGGATTTTGATTGGTGTGGCATTTGCAACTCTGTGCTTGACATGCACAAAGTTGGTGTGCTTGCACACACCTTACTGTAATTCTGCACCGGAGGCTGTTAGATGA
- the LOC126594344 gene encoding protein RETICULATA-RELATED 3, chloroplastic-like: protein MAAAAQLRCSTVAKHCSTTSDNRRFSANPNSSISFPYSKTQNRPLFFVPKPIWVQKPELSFSGGNGGGGAGAGGNSGGWSRGGDGNSDDSSSSSSSVSGFGVLGMFLNGWRSRVAADPQFPFKVLMEEVVGVSSCVLGDMASRPNFGLNELDFVFSTLVVGCILNFTLMYLLAPTLSASAATLPSIFAGCPASHMFEPGSYGLVNRLGTFVYKGTVFAAVGFVAGLAGTALSNGLIKLRKKMDPNFETPNKPPPTLLNALTWAAHMGLSSNLRYQTLNGAEFLLAKGLPPLAFKSSVVVLRCLNNVLGGMSFVVLARLTGSQSVAEAKPAEGEVGSVAEKEKLVAVESEDVQSNQSTNK from the coding sequence ATGGCGGCCGCCGCTCAGCTTCGTTGCTCGACTGTAGCTAAACACTGCTCGACTACCTCCGATAACCGCCGTTTCTCCGCCAATCCTAATTCTTCAATCTCCTTCCCCTACTCCAAAACCCAGAATCGCCCTCTCTTTTTCGTCCCAAAGCCCATCTGGGTCCAAAAGCCAGAGCTTTCGTTTTCCGGCGGAAATGGCGGCGGCGGCGCAGGAGCGGGAGGAAACAGCGGGGGGTGGAGCCGGGGCGGAGATGGGAATTCCGATGACTCGTCGTCTTCGTCGTCGTCGGTTTCGGGATTCGGAGTTCTGGGTATGTTTCTCAATGGATGGAGATCCCGAGTCGCCGCCGATCCGCAGTTCCCCTTCAAGGTTCTGATGGAGGAGGTGGTCGGAGTCAGCTCCTGCGTCCTCGGCGACATGGCTTCCCGCCCCAATTTCGGCCTCAACGAGCTCGACTTCGTCTTCTCGACTCTCGTCGTCGGATGCATACTCAATTTCACGCTCATGTATTTGTTAGCCCCCACTCTGTCCGCCTCCGCCGCCACTCTTCCGTCGATCTTCGCCGGCTGCCCGGCCAGCCACATGTTCGAACCGGGTTCCTATGGATTGGTGAATCGATTGGGGACTTTCGTGTACAAAGGCACAGTCTTTGCCGCCGTTGGGTTCGTCGCCGGGCTTGCCGGAACCGCATTGTCGAACGGGTTGATCAAATTGAGGAAAAAAATGGACCCGAATTTCGAGACCCCAAATAAGCCGCCGCCAACCTTGCTCAATGCGCTCACTTGGGCAGCTCACATGGGTCTTAGCAGCAATTTGAGGTACCAAACGCTGAACGGGGCGGAGTTTTTGCTGGCGAAGGGGCTTCCTCCGCTGGCATTCAAATCGTCTGTGGTGGTTCTGAGGTGTTTGAACAATGTGCTGGGTGGGATGTCGTTTGTTGTGCTGGCGAGGTTGACCGGCTCGCAGAGCGTCGCGGAGGCGAAACCGGCGGAAGGGGAGGTGGGATCGGTGGCAGAGAAAGAGAAATTGGTGGCGGTGGAGAGTGAGGATGTGCAGAGCAATCAGTCGACTAAcaaatga
- the LOC126593280 gene encoding uncharacterized protein LOC126593280, giving the protein MVTLNFWMTLEFYQQLLKEFFETIDPASCAFYSLKKLHTKKRKIVDRRASKSRKIRYNVHEKIVNFMAPRRLWPFLRCFLTSIICSG; this is encoded by the exons ATGGTGACCCTGAACTTTTGGATGACTCTTGAGTTTTACCAGCAGTTATTGAAAGAATTTTTTGAGACAATTGACCCAGCATCTTGTG CCTTTTATTCTTTGAAAAAGTTGCAtacgaagaagaggaagattgttGACAGAAGAGCCTCTAAGAGTCGCAAGATACG GTACAATGTTCACGAGAAGATAGTAAATTTCATGGCCCCCCGGAGACTATGGCCGTTCCTCCGATGTTTCCTGACCTCAATAATTTGTTCGGGTTGA
- the LOC126593279 gene encoding disease resistance protein RUN1-like → MALVRAAQGTSSDSNTRRGYRYDVFLSFRGEDTRRNFTDHLYTALNNAGYLTFRDNDELERGEDIKPGLQKAIRLSRTSVVVFSKYYASSKWCLDELAMILERKRTTSDHVVLPVFYDVDPSHVRKQTGSIGKAFARHEKTQLPNTVKRWREALAEVADLAGMVLPNEADGYESKFITKIVKVIGDKLIRTPLSVQSKLIGIQSRVKRINLWLQDGSDDVGIVTVYGMSGIGKTTIAKCVHNSNFTSFEGSSFVENIRETANQPNGLVQIQMQVLYDILKGKKEKVHNVSEGISKIERAISSRRVLLVLDDVDRMDQLDAVLRMKDRFYPGSKIIITTRRERLLKALQVTMVHEVGTLGYDESLELFCWHAFGQDHPREGYMEYSKELVQHCGGLPSALQVLGSSLLGESVGVWKSALEKLKVIPNDEIMNKLRISYDSLQDNHDRQLFLHIACFLVGRDKNYIVRILDGCDFFTNVGIQNLIDRSLVKIEADKVKMHDLIRDMGREIVRLESEEPEKRSRLWRHKDSFEVLREKTGTQTIQGLVLDMHRHPANNPINTNEAVLETNAFERMHKLQLLHLRRVRLEGCYADFPKRLRWLCWLEFPLDSIPIDFPLECLIVLEMQYSSLREVYKGTKFLPSLKILDVSHSHSLSQTMDFSYCPNLEELILEDCGSLLHVHESIGNLERLVYLNLKNCKNLRTLPKNMCMLKSLQTLILCGCSNLDEMTKKMESLKMLETDGIPRSELWPGRSSSILTYLPCSLVELRLCSCNLSDDAFAMDLSNLSSLQILYLDHNPISSLPVFIKGLTKLWILSFNDCERLESLVGLPKITHMDVYGCISLKQITYQSYGLRALTYEGENHNLLECEFYDNLEQIERVDVEMRKLLSLHNLEMRKLFSLQNFKQVDWVWSPVQGLDRHGIYSTFFYGNEVPGRFSYKSTKSSISFIVPSLSSHKIQGLNIFATYVNELKWIYSLFDPFMSIEVSNKSKGMKWTYGPRFCGHCGFGEDVTWLSHWKMDNETIILECGDEVVVSVRTRTPDEYIQVKEFGVELVQEHQDQMSTQHNTTPDPNDPFVIGGDLSPLEHVSGRYQFCWFREAEMKNVDFCRPKWLNTLIMDSDKEEEQQNDLDHKIAAASARGNNCHLRGWRGLVTAAIFLLTLTLIDLHLSKKEATAVQKPSTSVLFY, encoded by the exons ATGGCTCTTGTGAGAGCAGCTCAAGGAACATCCTCTGACTCCAACACTCGTCGGGGTTACCGTTACGATGTTTTCTTGAGTTTCAGAGGCGAAGACACTCGCAGGAATTTTACCGACCACCTATACACAGCCTTGAACAACGCAGGATATCTAACGTTTCGAGATAACGACGAGCTTGAGAGAGGAGAAGATATCAAGCCAGGACTACAGAAAGCAATCCGGCTGTCACGAACATCTGTTGTCGTGTTTTCGAAATATTACGCGTCATCCAAATGGTGCCTTGATGAGCTTGCCATGATCCTTGAACGCAAGAGGACTACCTCGGACCATGTAGTATTACCAGTCTTCTACGATGTCGATCCATCCCATGTGAGGAAGCAGACGGGAAGCATTGGAAAAGCATTTGCTAGACACGAGAAAACTCAGTTGCCGAATACGGTGAAGCGATGGAGGGAGGCTCTTGCAGAGGTTGCTGATCTAGCAGGGATGGTCTTACCAAATGAAGCAGATGG GTACGAATCaaagtttatcacaaaaattgtTAAGGTGATTGGTGACAAGCTAATTCGCACACCCTTGAGTGTTCAATCCAAATTGATTGGAATCCAATCTCGAGTCAAACGCATCAATCTATGGTTACAAGATGGATCTGATGATGTTGGTATAGTTACTGTGTATGGGATGTCTGGAATAGGGAAGACAACCATTGCTAAATGTGTACACAATTCAAATTTCACAAGTTTTGAAGGAAGCAGCTTTGTTGAAAATATCAGAGAAACGGCAAATCAACCGAATGGGTTAGTTCAAATACAAATGCAAGTTCTTTATGATATTTTGAAGGGGAAAAAGGAGAAAGTGCACAACGTCAGCGAAGGAATAAGTAAGATTGAAAGAGCCATAAGCTCTAGAAGAgttcttcttgttcttgatgATGTAGACCGTATGGACCAATTAGATGCAGTACTACGGATGAAAGATCGGTTTTATCCCGGAAGTAAAATAATCATAACAACAAGGCGTGAAAGGTTGCTAAAGGCACTTCAAGTTACTATGGTGCATGAAGTTGGAACTTTGGGTTACGATGAATCATTAGAGCTCTTCTGCTGGCATGCTTTTGGCCAGGACCATCCCCGTGAAGGTTACATGGAATATTCAAAAGAGCTAGTGCAACATTGTGGAGGACTTCCATCAGCTCTTCAAGTTTTGGGTTCTTCTCTGTTAGGTGAAAGTGTGGGTGTGTGGAAAAGTGCATTGGAGAAGCTAAAAGTTATTCCTAATGATGAAATCATGAATAAACTGAGAATAAGCTATGATAGTTTACAAGATAACCATGACCGGCAATTATTCCTCCACATTGCTTGTTTCCTAGTAGGAAGGGACAAAAACTACATTGTTAGAATACTAGATGGATGTGATTTCTTTACAAATGTTGGCATTCAAAATCTCATTGATAGATCCTTGGTGAAAATTGAAGCCGACAAGGTGAAAATGCACGATCTGATTCGTGATATGGGAAGAGAAATAGTTCGCCTAGAATCAGAAGAGCCTGAGAAACGTAGTAGACTATGGCGTCATAAGGATTCTTTCGAAGTATTGAGGGAAAAGACG GGTACCCAAACAATCCAGGGTCTTGTCTTGGATATGCATAGGCATCCTGCAAACAATCCAATAAACACAAATGAGGCTGTCTTGGAAACCAATGCATTTGAAAGGATGCACAAATTGCAACTGCTCCATCTTAGACGCGTACGGCTGGAGGGATGTTATGCAGATTTCCCTAAAAGATTAAGATGGTTGTGTTGGCTTGAATTTCCTTTGGATTCTATACCAATTGATTTTCCTTTGGAGTGTCTAATTGTTCTTGAAATGCAATATAGTAGCTTGAGAGAAGTCTACAAAGGAACAAAA TTTCTTCCATCATTGAAGATCCTTGATGTGAGCCATTCTCATAGCCTTAGTCAAACCATGGACTTCTCATACTGCCCCAATCTAGAGGAATTGATTCTTGAAGATTGTGGAAGCCTGCTTCATGTTCATGAATCCATTGGAAACCTAGAGAGACTTGTGTACTTGAATCTGAAGAATTGCAAGAACCTTAGGACGCTTCCAAAGAACATGTGCATGCTAAAATCACTTCAGACTCTCATTTTATGTGGGTGCTCAAATCTTGATGAGATGACGAAGAAGATGGAATCTCTAAAAATGCTCGAAACAGATGGAATTCCCAGAAGTGAATTATGGCCTGGAAGAAGTTCAAGTATCTTGACTTATTTGCCATGTTCTTTGGTTGAGTTAAGACTTTGTAGCTGCAATCTTTCTGATGATGCCTTTGCTATGGATTTAAGTAATCTATCCTCATTGCAAATACTATATTTAGATCATAATCCAATTTCTAGCCTACCTGttttcatcaaaggtttgaCGAAGCTCTGGATACTCTCTTTTAATGACTGTGAGAGGCTCGAATCACTTGTGGGGTTGCCAAAAATAACACACATGGATGTATATGGTTGCATATCACTGAAACAAATAACCTATCAATCCTATGGGTTGAGAGCGTTGACCTATGAGGGTGAGAACCACAATCTACTTGAGTGCGAGTTCTATGACAACTTAGAACAAATTGAAAGAGTTGACGTGGAAATGAGGAAACTTTTGAGTTTGCACAACTTGGAAATGAGGAAACTTTTCAGCTTGCAAAACTTTAAACAAGTTGATTGGGTTTGGAGTCCCGTTCAg GGACTTGATCGACATGGTATATATAGCACATTTTTTTATGGGAATGAGGTTCCTGGTCGGTTCAGCTATAAAAGTACAAAGTCCTCAATATCTTTTATTGTGCCTTCTCTTTCAAGTCACAAAATTCAGGGCTTGAACATCTTTGCTACCTATGTAAACGAGTTGAAATGGATTTATTCTTTGTTTGATCCATTTATGAGTATTGAAGTGAGCAACAAGAGCAAGGGTATGAAGTGGACCTATGGCCCACGGTTCTGTGGTCATTGTGGTTTTGGAGAAGATGTGACATGGTTGAGCCATTGGAAAATGGACaatgaaacaataatattaGAATGTGGAGATGAAGTGGTTGTTTCCGTAAGGACGAGGACACCTGATGAGTATATTCAGGTAAAGGAGTTTGGGGTTGAGCTTGTGCAAGAGCACCAAGACCAGATGAGTACCCAACACAACACCACTCCAGATCCTAATGATCCATTTGTCATCGGTGGAGATTTGTCACCGCTGGAGCATGTATCAGGAAGATACCAATTTTGCTGGTTCAGGGAAGCAGAAATGAAAAATGTTGATTTCTGTAGGCCGAAATGGTTGAATACCCTCATCATGGACTCTG ACAAAGAAGAAGAGCAACAGAACGATCTTGATCACAAAATTGCAGCAGCGAGTGCCAGAGGCAATAACTGCCATCTGAGAGGATGGAGGGGGCTAGTCACTGCTGCCATCTTCCTTCTCACGCTAACTCTAATCGATCTCCATCTCTCGAAAAAAGAAGCGACAGCAGTCCAAAAGCCCTCCACGAGTGTTTTATTTTACTAG